The following are from one region of the Paenibacillus protaetiae genome:
- the tadA gene encoding tRNA adenosine(34) deaminase TadA, with amino-acid sequence MYREQEDQAWMHEAIAEARKAEQLGEVPIGAVIVRNGEIIGRGYNLRETKHDPTAHAELVAIKDACERIGAWRLLDCTLYVTLEPCPMCAGALVQSRVKRVVYGAHDPKAGCAGTLMNLLQEPRFNHETELTSGVLQPECSALLTDFFRKLRKR; translated from the coding sequence ATGTATAGAGAGCAAGAAGATCAGGCCTGGATGCATGAAGCCATTGCAGAAGCGCGTAAAGCCGAGCAATTGGGTGAGGTCCCTATAGGGGCTGTCATTGTGCGAAACGGAGAGATCATCGGGAGAGGTTATAACTTAAGGGAAACCAAACATGATCCAACCGCACACGCCGAACTCGTCGCTATTAAGGACGCCTGCGAACGAATTGGCGCTTGGCGCTTGTTGGATTGTACGCTTTATGTAACGCTTGAGCCTTGTCCCATGTGTGCAGGCGCGTTAGTTCAATCACGCGTGAAACGTGTGGTGTATGGCGCTCACGACCCGAAAGCCGGATGTGCAGGCACGTTAATGAATTTGTTGCAGGAACCGCGGTTTAACCACGAAACAGAGCTAACAAGCGGCGTGCTGCAGCCTGAATGCTCCGCTTTGCTTACGGACTTCTTCCGCAAGCTTCGAAAACGGTAA
- a CDS encoding aspartyl-phosphate phosphatase Spo0E family protein → MDKEKLLKQLQSLRLKLHEMAEARGSLTDPEVLAISEEADELIVALQQLEKSKYH, encoded by the coding sequence ATGGACAAAGAAAAACTGCTCAAACAACTACAATCGCTGCGGCTGAAGCTTCATGAAATGGCAGAGGCTCGCGGCAGTCTGACGGATCCCGAGGTGCTGGCCATTAGCGAAGAAGCTGACGAGCTTATTGTTGCCCTGCAACAATTGGAAAAAAGCAAATATCATTAA
- a CDS encoding ABC transporter substrate-binding protein/permease, with translation MRNRPLFIHAARILLCSIWIAALLFPGLLAAGSGSAHAAGKTIVMGTSPDYPPYENVDAKNSGEIVGLDIDIAKAIAQKLGYTLEIKSMDFNGLIAALQTKRVDFVMSGMSATEERKQSVDFSDVYYLARNTIISAKSDGYTTLEQLEGKRIGVQLGSTQEAAVKDVQDATLVKLNKITDLIQELKSGRIDAAIVEDAVAADVAQSNPDFAVNYLPPGSDGYAIAFPKGSDLTDKFNRELEDMKQSGELDKLTDKWFAASSDKKKSSDKFLDFGILKGYVPYMLKGIYVTLLFTIVSALFGFVWGFILTLFKLSRIWPLRWFATAYTSVFRGTPLLLQLFLIYFATPQLTGYDISTLMAAGLAFGLNSAAYLSETIRGGIMSVDKGQREAAMALGIPSSLTMVRIILPQAVKSILPALVNECVALIKESSLVSVIGVQDILRRASVIQATEYRAFEALLFAGAIYYVLVLIMTSLAKMLERRLRRGD, from the coding sequence ATGAGAAACAGACCATTATTTATCCATGCGGCCCGTATTCTGCTATGCAGCATATGGATCGCCGCACTGCTTTTTCCCGGCTTGCTCGCAGCGGGAAGCGGCAGCGCCCATGCAGCCGGGAAAACAATCGTGATGGGCACATCCCCCGACTATCCGCCATATGAAAATGTGGATGCGAAAAACAGCGGGGAAATTGTCGGGCTTGATATCGACATCGCAAAGGCAATAGCCCAAAAATTAGGCTATACCCTGGAAATCAAAAGCATGGACTTCAACGGCCTTATTGCTGCGCTGCAGACAAAACGGGTTGATTTTGTCATGTCCGGCATGTCGGCCACAGAAGAGCGCAAGCAGTCCGTTGATTTTTCCGACGTGTATTATTTGGCCCGGAATACCATCATTTCCGCCAAAAGTGACGGTTATACGACGCTGGAGCAGCTGGAAGGCAAACGAATCGGCGTACAGCTGGGTTCCACGCAGGAAGCTGCGGTGAAGGATGTTCAAGATGCCACGCTCGTAAAGCTGAACAAAATTACCGACCTGATCCAGGAGTTGAAATCCGGCCGGATTGATGCTGCAATCGTGGAGGATGCCGTAGCTGCCGATGTAGCGCAAAGCAATCCGGATTTTGCCGTGAACTATTTACCGCCGGGCAGCGACGGTTATGCGATTGCTTTTCCGAAAGGTTCCGATCTGACGGACAAGTTTAACCGTGAGCTTGAAGACATGAAGCAATCCGGCGAGCTGGACAAGCTGACGGACAAATGGTTTGCTGCTTCTTCCGATAAGAAGAAGAGCAGCGATAAGTTCCTCGATTTTGGCATTTTGAAAGGTTACGTTCCTTACATGCTGAAGGGCATTTATGTGACACTGCTCTTTACGATCGTGTCAGCCTTGTTTGGTTTTGTATGGGGCTTTATTCTGACGCTGTTCAAGCTGTCGCGTATTTGGCCGCTGCGCTGGTTCGCTACCGCCTATACTTCGGTATTCCGCGGCACACCGTTGCTGCTGCAGCTGTTTCTTATTTATTTCGCAACGCCGCAGCTTACCGGCTACGATATTTCTACGTTGATGGCAGCCGGGCTTGCATTTGGCTTGAACTCGGCTGCGTATTTATCCGAAACGATCCGCGGCGGGATTATGTCTGTCGATAAAGGACAGCGGGAAGCGGCAATGGCGCTTGGCATCCCGTCCAGCCTGACGATGGTGCGCATTATTTTGCCGCAAGCGGTTAAATCGATTTTACCGGCTTTGGTGAACGAGTGCGTGGCGCTGATTAAAGAATCGTCGCTGGTGTCGGTCATCGGTGTACAAGATATTTTGCGCCGGGCGAGCGTGATTCAGGCTACGGAATACCGCGCATTTGAGGCGCTGCTGTTTGCCGGCGCGATCTATTACGTGCTGGTGCTGATAATGACTTCGCTTGCGAAGATGCTTGAAAGGAGGCTGCGTCGCGGTGATTAA
- a CDS encoding amino acid ABC transporter ATP-binding protein translates to MIKVEQLTKSFGKHEVLKGITTTVDKGEVVALIGPSGSGKSTFLRCLNLLEKPTSGSITINGQVITDPRADIVRIRQGIGMVFQHFNLFPHLTVIDNITFAPRKVKGVPAEQARLAALELLRRVGLEDKAEMYPARLSGGQKQRVAIARSLAMEPEIMLFDEPTSALDPEMVKEVLNVIRDLAQTGMTMMIVTHEMKFAREAAGTIYFLDQGQLVEKAAPSAFFSSPQSARAKTFLEQVL, encoded by the coding sequence GTGATTAAAGTCGAACAGCTGACCAAATCCTTCGGCAAACATGAGGTGCTGAAAGGAATTACAACGACCGTGGACAAGGGCGAGGTTGTCGCGCTGATCGGGCCGTCCGGCTCGGGCAAATCAACCTTTCTCCGCTGCTTGAATTTACTGGAGAAGCCGACTTCCGGCTCGATTACGATTAACGGACAGGTCATCACAGACCCGCGGGCAGATATCGTCCGCATTCGCCAGGGCATCGGCATGGTGTTCCAGCATTTTAACCTGTTCCCGCATTTGACGGTAATCGACAATATTACGTTTGCGCCCCGCAAAGTCAAAGGCGTCCCTGCGGAGCAAGCACGTCTGGCCGCGCTGGAGCTGCTGCGCCGGGTTGGCCTCGAAGATAAAGCCGAGATGTATCCGGCCCGCCTGTCCGGCGGCCAAAAACAGCGTGTAGCGATTGCCCGCAGCCTGGCGATGGAACCGGAAATTATGCTTTTTGACGAGCCGACGTCCGCGCTGGACCCAGAAATGGTCAAAGAAGTGCTGAACGTTATCCGTGATTTGGCACAAACCGGCATGACGATGATGATTGTGACGCACGAAATGAAATTCGCTCGAGAAGCGGCCGGCACGATTTATTTCCTGGACCAAGGCCAGCTTGTCGAAAAAGCTGCGCCATCGGCGTTCTTCAGCTCGCCGCAAAGCGCGAGAGCGAAGACGTTCCTGGAACAGGTGCTGTAG
- a CDS encoding FecCD family ABC transporter permease: protein MNRLFSFKPAGSFAFQLFLNLVLFVVMFAIAVMLGAKNVSLSDIWSALTNPHAAGEDISVIRELRLPREVGGVLVGSALAVAGAIMQGLTRNPLADPGLLGLTAGANAALAISFALIPGTGYFGTMCACFIGAAFGAMVVFGIASLRKRKVSPLRMVLAGSAVSALLGAVADAISLHYKIAKSVSMWTSGGLVGTTWSQVTTIAPVIVACVIASLLLSRQLTILSLNENVAVGLGLRTTQVKIALYVLITLLAGAAVALVGNLAFVGLMIPHLIRTLAGTNYRTILPLSAIAGGTFMVFADTLGRMINVPFETPVASIVAIIGLPFFLFIVRKGVRSVS, encoded by the coding sequence ATGAATAGACTGTTTTCGTTTAAGCCGGCAGGTTCTTTTGCATTCCAACTGTTCCTCAACTTGGTTTTATTTGTCGTGATGTTCGCCATAGCCGTTATGTTGGGCGCCAAAAACGTATCGTTATCCGATATTTGGAGCGCGCTCACGAATCCGCACGCTGCGGGCGAAGATATTTCCGTCATCCGCGAGCTTCGGCTGCCGCGCGAGGTAGGGGGCGTCCTGGTCGGATCTGCCTTGGCAGTGGCGGGCGCCATTATGCAGGGCTTGACCCGCAACCCGCTTGCCGATCCCGGGCTCCTGGGCTTGACTGCAGGCGCGAATGCAGCGCTGGCGATTTCATTTGCGCTTATTCCCGGAACCGGGTATTTCGGCACGATGTGCGCTTGTTTTATTGGTGCTGCATTTGGCGCGATGGTCGTCTTCGGCATCGCTTCTTTACGTAAAAGGAAAGTGTCGCCGCTCCGGATGGTGCTGGCGGGATCTGCGGTTTCGGCGCTGCTTGGCGCGGTGGCTGATGCGATCAGCCTTCATTATAAGATAGCCAAAAGCGTCTCCATGTGGACATCCGGCGGGCTGGTTGGCACAACCTGGAGCCAAGTCACAACGATTGCTCCGGTTATCGTGGCATGTGTCATCGCTTCGCTTTTATTATCCCGGCAATTGACGATCCTCAGCTTGAACGAGAACGTTGCGGTGGGGCTGGGGCTTCGGACGACACAAGTTAAAATTGCCCTGTACGTGCTCATTACGCTGCTGGCGGGCGCAGCCGTTGCCCTCGTCGGCAACCTGGCGTTTGTTGGCTTAATGATTCCGCATCTGATCCGGACGCTGGCCGGAACGAACTACCGTACGATTTTGCCGCTGTCCGCGATTGCGGGCGGCACGTTTATGGTGTTTGCCGATACGCTGGGCCGGATGATCAACGTTCCATTCGAGACGCCGGTTGCTTCGATCGTCGCGATTATAGGCTTGCCGTTCTTTTTGTTTATCGTCCGTAAAGGAGTGCGCTCGGTATCATGA
- a CDS encoding iron-hydroxamate ABC transporter substrate-binding protein, translated as MKKSLFLLLISLVLVLSACGNGNSNQANSKSGANSSPNASTSPSPSDAADSSDSGTITYQSESGPIEVPAHPQRVVALSGYAGNLLALGVPLVGVDSWTKSDPNFKDQLKDVAEVSDENVESILNVKPDLIIAMTDIKNVDKLKQIAPVVTYTYNKVDYLTQILEIGKAVNQEKKASDWIADFKARAQKAGEQIKAKIGADSTVSVIEGDAKSLYTFGDSWGRGTEIIYQAMGLKMPDKVKEMTAKDGYYDLSLEILPQYMGDYVFYSKDPAGDASFQQTSTYKNIPAVKNNRVFEVDATTFYFNDSLSLDYQLDFITKSLLGN; from the coding sequence ATGAAGAAATCATTGTTCTTACTATTAATCAGCCTTGTTCTAGTGCTGAGCGCCTGCGGTAACGGCAACAGCAACCAGGCAAATTCGAAATCCGGCGCGAACAGCTCGCCGAATGCAAGTACAAGCCCAAGCCCAAGTGATGCTGCGGACAGCAGCGATTCCGGCACCATAACGTACCAGTCTGAAAGCGGTCCGATCGAAGTTCCCGCGCATCCGCAGCGCGTAGTCGCCCTGTCCGGCTATGCAGGAAACCTGCTGGCGCTTGGCGTTCCGCTGGTCGGCGTAGATTCCTGGACGAAATCAGACCCGAATTTTAAAGATCAGCTGAAAGACGTTGCCGAGGTTTCCGACGAGAACGTGGAGAGCATTTTGAATGTGAAACCTGACTTGATCATCGCGATGACGGATATTAAGAACGTGGATAAATTGAAGCAAATTGCTCCGGTTGTGACGTACACGTACAACAAAGTGGACTATTTGACGCAGATTCTGGAGATCGGCAAAGCCGTTAACCAAGAGAAAAAAGCATCCGACTGGATCGCTGATTTTAAAGCACGCGCCCAAAAAGCAGGCGAACAAATCAAAGCTAAAATCGGCGCGGACAGCACAGTCAGCGTTATTGAAGGCGATGCTAAATCGCTCTACACCTTCGGCGACAGCTGGGGACGCGGCACGGAAATCATTTATCAGGCGATGGGCTTGAAGATGCCGGATAAAGTTAAAGAAATGACGGCGAAAGACGGCTATTATGATTTGTCGCTGGAGATTTTGCCGCAGTACATGGGAGATTACGTCTTTTACAGCAAAGACCCGGCAGGGGATGCTTCTTTCCAACAAACGTCCACTTACAAAAATATTCCGGCCGTTAAAAACAACCGTGTATTTGAAGTAGACGCTACGACGTTCTATTTCAACGATTCGCTGTCGCTGGACTATCAGCTTGATTTCATTACGAAATCGCTGCTGGGGAACTAA
- a CDS encoding voltage-gated chloride channel family protein, producing MAGFVIKWLVLGGLAGVFTGSASALFLASLDWATDARVSHAWLLWLLPAGGALVSFVYWKFGKDASKGNNLILEQIHEGGGSVPLRMAPLVLAGTIITHLFGGSAGREGTAVQMGGSLSEWIGKMLRINAIDRKILLMCGVSSGFGSVFGTPLAGAVFGLEVLVIGVIRYEALIPCFIASFVGDKMTAAWGIHHLRYQMGAVPGFSMPLLLKVLLASMMFGLTALLFSELTRQLKAWFTKLIKNPVAKSFAGGLLIIGMVYLFGTREYLGLSIPLIQQSFDGTVHGYDFLLKTVFTSVTLGAGFQGGEVTPLFVIGSALGSALAHLFSLPAAFLAAVGFISVFSGATNTPIACFIMGIELFGADGAVYLFLGCLVSYLFSGHTGIYTAQRIGISKSRAVAVQDHATLASVRVKK from the coding sequence ATGGCTGGTTTTGTCATCAAATGGCTCGTATTGGGCGGGCTTGCCGGCGTATTTACCGGCTCGGCATCCGCCTTGTTTCTGGCGAGCCTGGACTGGGCGACAGATGCGCGAGTATCCCATGCATGGCTGCTGTGGCTGCTGCCTGCCGGCGGTGCGCTGGTCAGCTTCGTTTATTGGAAGTTTGGCAAAGACGCGTCCAAAGGTAATAACCTTATACTGGAGCAAATCCATGAAGGCGGCGGGAGTGTTCCGCTCCGTATGGCGCCTCTCGTGCTTGCGGGGACGATTATTACACATTTGTTCGGCGGATCTGCAGGGCGTGAAGGCACAGCGGTCCAAATGGGCGGGAGCTTATCCGAATGGATCGGCAAAATGTTGCGGATTAACGCGATCGACCGCAAAATATTATTAATGTGCGGGGTCAGCAGCGGGTTCGGCTCGGTGTTCGGCACGCCGCTTGCGGGTGCGGTGTTTGGGCTTGAAGTGCTGGTGATCGGCGTTATCCGGTATGAAGCGCTGATCCCTTGTTTTATCGCAAGTTTTGTAGGCGACAAAATGACAGCGGCTTGGGGCATTCACCATTTGCGTTATCAGATGGGGGCAGTGCCCGGCTTCAGTATGCCGCTGCTGCTCAAGGTGCTGTTAGCCTCCATGATGTTTGGCTTGACTGCGCTGCTTTTCAGCGAGCTGACTCGCCAGCTCAAAGCATGGTTCACGAAACTGATCAAAAATCCGGTCGCCAAAAGCTTTGCCGGCGGCTTGCTGATAATCGGTATGGTGTACCTGTTTGGCACAAGGGAATATCTTGGTTTAAGCATTCCGCTTATTCAGCAATCGTTCGACGGAACCGTTCACGGCTATGATTTTCTGCTTAAGACGGTCTTTACGTCGGTGACGCTGGGAGCGGGTTTTCAAGGCGGCGAAGTGACGCCTTTATTCGTCATCGGTTCGGCGCTTGGAAGCGCGCTGGCCCATCTGTTCTCCTTGCCGGCCGCCTTCCTGGCGGCAGTAGGCTTTATTTCCGTCTTTAGTGGCGCCACCAATACGCCGATTGCTTGTTTTATTATGGGGATCGAATTGTTTGGCGCTGACGGCGCCGTGTACCTGTTTTTGGGCTGCTTGGTCAGTTATTTGTTCTCGGGGCATACCGGCATTTACACCGCACAGCGAATCGGCATCTCCAAAAGCAGAGCGGTCGCCGTTCAGGACCATGCAACACTTGCGTCCGTACGCGTCAAGAAGTAA
- a CDS encoding AbrB family transcriptional regulator, whose amino-acid sequence MIRFLITLAVSLAGGAVFSLIHAPLPWLLGPMVFTLIGARALRKVSKPLWPGFVRNIAMIMIGYSIGLTFTQSTLAEMGHQLPSMFLMTALLLIFSGLIGFCVSKLTGQPLPTIIMGSIPGGLSQMIILAEETKGIDLTVMTFLQVSRLLMIIFCVPLLVFSPLFGNSHSAIEAAASGSQAAWGDLFPNVLLFAAVCVAAAWFAAKIRFPSAYLLGPMISTAILHLSGVHGPALPAGLLDAAQLMIGTYVGLLLRPGNLKLKFMLFSFLSGLVLIAGSIGLSVLLTKMHGVSSSTAFLSMAPGGMDQMGIMAKEINADVAIVSCYQIFRTWFIYFAVPPLLRLLFKRIMPRTKKEAASAASP is encoded by the coding sequence GTGATCCGGTTTCTCATCACTCTGGCCGTTTCTTTGGCAGGGGGAGCGGTTTTCTCGCTCATTCATGCTCCTCTGCCATGGCTGCTGGGGCCGATGGTATTTACCCTTATTGGCGCGAGAGCGCTGCGGAAAGTATCCAAACCGCTATGGCCAGGTTTTGTACGCAATATTGCAATGATCATGATCGGGTATTCCATCGGGCTGACGTTTACGCAAAGCACGCTTGCCGAAATGGGCCATCAGCTGCCATCCATGTTTCTCATGACGGCGCTGCTGCTTATATTCAGCGGCTTGATTGGCTTCTGCGTCTCTAAGCTGACCGGACAGCCGCTGCCGACCATCATTATGGGGAGCATCCCCGGCGGCTTGTCGCAAATGATTATATTAGCCGAGGAAACGAAAGGCATTGACCTGACGGTCATGACTTTCCTGCAAGTGTCGCGGCTGCTGATGATCATTTTTTGTGTGCCGCTGCTGGTGTTTAGCCCGCTGTTCGGCAATTCGCATTCGGCGATTGAAGCAGCCGCTTCCGGTTCGCAGGCGGCATGGGGGGACTTGTTCCCGAATGTGCTGCTGTTTGCAGCAGTGTGTGTCGCAGCCGCCTGGTTTGCGGCCAAAATCCGTTTCCCGTCGGCTTATTTGCTTGGGCCGATGATCTCGACAGCCATATTGCATTTGTCCGGTGTACACGGTCCTGCGCTACCAGCCGGCCTGCTGGATGCGGCGCAGCTTATGATCGGCACTTATGTCGGCCTGCTGCTCCGTCCCGGCAATCTGAAGCTGAAATTTATGCTTTTCTCATTCCTTAGCGGGCTTGTGCTCATTGCGGGATCCATTGGCCTGAGCGTATTGCTGACCAAGATGCACGGCGTCTCGTCCTCGACTGCTTTTCTAAGTATGGCGCCGGGCGGCATGGATCAGATGGGCATTATGGCGAAGGAAATTAACGCCGATGTCGCCATCGTCAGCTGCTACCAAATCTTCCGCACCTGGTTTATTTATTTTGCCGTTCCGCCGCTGCTGCGGCTGCTGTTCAAACGCATCATGCCGCGGACAAAGAAGGAAGCGGCTTCCGCGGCTTCGCCTTAA
- a CDS encoding MBL fold metallo-hydrolase, with translation MLDLQLGQSTIHPTIVYDKESWTLIDTGMPGSAAAIYEQAKQAGLDGKTLQSIIFTHQDVDHIGGFPQFLAAEGADLPVYAHPDDKGAIDGTEPMFKMSRERLDGMLQQLPEDIRNAYVQTFLQPNRENVNRTVADGEILPIAGGLTVIHTPGHTPGHISLYHAPSKTLITGDATIANEDGQMIGPNPPFTPNWDQALQSLKKFKNFDIEHVICYHGGWIQKDVKRQINELAELS, from the coding sequence ATGCTGGACTTACAATTGGGTCAATCGACGATTCACCCGACCATTGTGTACGATAAAGAAAGCTGGACGCTGATTGATACAGGTATGCCGGGCAGCGCTGCAGCGATATATGAGCAGGCGAAACAGGCCGGCCTTGACGGCAAGACGCTGCAGTCGATTATTTTTACACATCAGGATGTTGACCATATCGGCGGTTTTCCGCAATTTCTGGCTGCTGAAGGCGCAGACCTGCCGGTGTATGCCCATCCGGATGATAAAGGGGCGATTGACGGCACGGAGCCGATGTTCAAAATGTCGCGCGAGCGGCTTGACGGCATGCTCCAGCAGCTTCCGGAGGATATCCGCAATGCTTATGTGCAAACCTTCCTTCAGCCAAACCGCGAGAACGTGAACCGCACTGTTGCGGACGGCGAAATATTGCCAATTGCGGGCGGCTTGACGGTTATTCATACGCCAGGCCATACGCCGGGCCATATCAGCCTGTACCATGCGCCAAGCAAAACGCTTATTACCGGCGATGCGACGATCGCGAATGAGGATGGCCAAATGATTGGGCCGAACCCTCCGTTTACGCCAAACTGGGATCAAGCGCTGCAATCGCTGAAAAAATTCAAAAACTTCGATATTGAACATGTGATCTGCTATCATGGCGGATGGATTCAAAAGGACGTTAAACGTCAAATCAACGAGCTGGCTGAACTGTCGTGA
- a CDS encoding TetR/AcrR family transcriptional regulator produces MEDAKKTKILDTAICLFREKGYSAASMQDIAEACGMAKASIYKFFSSKEELFTAAFVACHQTMLEHAVRLDDEGTLLNLTPKQKLQRKIEFQLQYTVDNHLFMIDFKELPIATNEHFIAAWKRKKAALQAWRRELILEAYGERIEPYIWDVVTLFRGILLEYLSYVKQRVIALPMSELAAFIVGRLDALTDDFIRTAPAPVIDSSNAHFNYLNPSSAPARQATISQLIALLDDDIRKLSKPEQTREELLNVSAKLGQECARLTRDTTLIRVLASYLNAVPDLRPHIRQLHYLLSDHS; encoded by the coding sequence ATGGAAGATGCGAAAAAAACAAAAATATTGGACACGGCGATTTGCCTTTTCCGCGAAAAAGGCTACAGCGCTGCATCCATGCAGGATATCGCTGAAGCATGCGGAATGGCAAAGGCCAGTATCTACAAGTTTTTTTCTTCAAAAGAAGAGCTGTTTACAGCCGCCTTTGTCGCCTGCCACCAGACCATGCTGGAGCATGCCGTCCGGCTCGATGACGAAGGGACGCTGCTGAACTTGACTCCTAAACAAAAACTGCAGCGGAAAATTGAGTTCCAATTGCAGTACACAGTGGACAACCACCTGTTTATGATTGACTTCAAAGAACTCCCTATCGCCACAAATGAGCATTTTATCGCTGCTTGGAAGCGCAAAAAAGCTGCCCTGCAGGCATGGCGCCGGGAACTGATTCTCGAAGCGTACGGCGAAAGGATCGAGCCATATATTTGGGATGTCGTAACGTTATTCCGCGGCATTCTGCTTGAGTATTTGTCATACGTCAAGCAGCGGGTTATCGCGCTGCCGATGTCGGAGCTTGCTGCTTTTATTGTTGGCCGCCTGGACGCGTTAACCGATGATTTTATCCGGACAGCGCCTGCCCCGGTCATTGACAGCAGCAATGCGCATTTCAATTACTTGAATCCGAGCAGTGCTCCTGCCCGCCAGGCTACGATAAGCCAACTGATTGCGCTGCTCGACGACGATATCCGCAAGTTGTCCAAACCGGAGCAGACCCGCGAAGAGCTGCTGAACGTATCTGCAAAGCTTGGCCAGGAATGTGCCCGCTTAACCCGCGATACTACGCTGATTCGGGTACTCGCCTCTTATTTGAACGCCGTGCCGGATCTGCGGCCGCATATTCGCCAGCTTCATTATTTGTTATCCGACCATTCTTAA
- a CDS encoding NAD(P)/FAD-dependent oxidoreductase, whose translation MSEQLELYDVTIIGGGPAGMYTAFYSGMRDLKTKIIEAREELGGRVLIYPEKMIWDVGGLTPTLGKKLIEQMVQQAKTFDPTIVLGQHITGLERQADGTIILTAATGERHWTKTVVLAIGYGILELAKLEIEGADRFEVTNLHYTVQELEVFRGKRVLISGGGDSAVDWANALVPIASSLTVVHRRDQFGGHERNVANMKASSAQVLTPYKVDSLHSSNGLDIDRVTISHTETGETRQIEVDAVIVNHGLRYNFGPVREWGLDMGDWHVHVNSKMETNIPGVFAAGDFVKHDSKVHLIAGTFTDAVNALNSAKVYLEPEADPVAYVSSHNAKFKEKNKALGVVEEEVH comes from the coding sequence ATGAGCGAGCAGCTGGAATTATATGATGTGACGATTATCGGCGGCGGACCCGCCGGCATGTATACGGCTTTTTACAGCGGAATGCGCGATTTGAAGACGAAAATTATTGAAGCCCGCGAAGAACTGGGCGGACGTGTGCTGATCTATCCGGAGAAGATGATTTGGGATGTCGGCGGCCTTACGCCAACGCTCGGCAAAAAGCTCATAGAGCAGATGGTGCAGCAGGCCAAAACGTTCGACCCGACCATCGTGCTGGGCCAGCATATTACCGGGCTGGAACGCCAAGCCGACGGCACCATAATTCTGACTGCGGCAACAGGCGAACGCCATTGGACGAAGACGGTTGTTCTCGCAATCGGTTACGGCATTCTGGAGCTGGCGAAGCTGGAGATTGAAGGGGCGGACCGGTTCGAAGTGACGAATCTTCATTATACCGTGCAGGAGCTTGAAGTGTTCCGGGGCAAAAGAGTGCTCATCTCCGGCGGCGGAGACTCCGCGGTCGATTGGGCAAATGCGCTCGTGCCGATCGCATCCAGCCTGACCGTCGTGCATCGCCGCGACCAATTCGGCGGCCATGAACGCAATGTCGCGAATATGAAGGCATCTTCGGCCCAAGTGCTGACGCCGTACAAAGTGGATTCGCTGCACAGCTCCAACGGTTTGGACATTGACCGGGTTACCATTTCGCATACCGAAACGGGAGAAACCCGTCAGATCGAAGTGGATGCGGTCATTGTAAACCACGGGCTGCGGTACAATTTTGGCCCGGTGCGGGAATGGGGCCTTGATATGGGCGATTGGCATGTGCATGTGAACAGCAAAATGGAGACGAATATTCCGGGTGTATTCGCGGCGGGCGACTTTGTGAAGCATGACAGCAAGGTGCATCTCATTGCCGGCACGTTCACTGACGCGGTTAACGCGCTCAACAGCGCCAAGGTGTATCTGGAGCCTGAAGCCGATCCCGTGGCGTATGTATCCTCGCACAATGCGAAATTTAAAGAAAAAAATAAAGCGCTGGGCGTCGTGGAAGAAGAAGTGCACTAA
- a CDS encoding sigma-70 family RNA polymerase sigma factor — MLTNENNFIQRLKQQKEDALDFIVDRYLPLIRGVTYKVLSPLEDDGLIDECINDILLSIWNNSKKFHGGSIDFKKWICAIAKYKSIDYYRKSNKKVEIIKDVIDLNHEKSAEDELIIMEEKTELIKLINLLEPMDRDIFMMKFFLGIKTEDISLKLGLTNASIDNRIYRGKKKLYNKAKKHGLRGGVL; from the coding sequence TTGCTAACTAATGAAAATAACTTTATACAGAGATTAAAACAACAAAAAGAAGATGCATTGGATTTTATAGTAGATAGATATTTACCCTTAATAAGGGGAGTGACTTATAAAGTTCTCTCCCCTCTCGAGGACGATGGATTAATAGATGAATGTATTAACGATATTTTGCTTTCAATATGGAACAATTCAAAAAAATTCCATGGAGGCTCTATTGACTTTAAAAAATGGATATGTGCTATCGCTAAGTATAAATCTATTGATTACTACAGAAAGAGTAATAAGAAAGTGGAAATTATCAAAGATGTTATTGATTTGAACCATGAAAAATCAGCAGAAGATGAACTGATAATTATGGAAGAAAAAACAGAACTCATTAAATTAATCAATCTTTTAGAACCTATGGATAGAGATATTTTTATGATGAAGTTCTTTCTCGGTATTAAAACGGAGGACATATCTTTGAAACTCGGTTTAACCAACGCTTCGATTGATAATCGAATTTACAGAGGGAAAAAGAAACTATATAACAAAGCAAAGAAGCATGGTTTGAGAGGTGGTGTATTATGA